Genomic window (Streptomyces cadmiisoli):
GACCCTGGTGAGCCGCTCGGCCGCGGCGAGCGATCCGGTCGCGGCCCGCCGGTTGTGGGCCCTGTCCCAGGAACTGACGGGCGTTCGCTTCCCGCTGGGGGCGGCGAGCGGAGCGGCCTGAGACGGGCGGCGGCGCCGTGCGCGGCGTCGCCTTCACGTCAATCGGCGCTTGATCACCCCTTCTTCCGGGCCCCGCCTCTACACTGACGTGGGCGGATTCCCGGGCGGTGAGGGGCGGTTGACGGTGCGTAAGGCGTGGATCGTGGCGCTCGCCGCCGTGGGCGCCTCCGTCGCGTTCGTCATGCTGCTCGTCGTCGGCGTGTACGTCGTCGCCGGGAACCTCGTGAACGGGGCGGCCGGGTCCGGCAAGAATCTGGCCAAGGGCTCGGTGCCCGCGGCGTACCAGCCCCTCGTGGAGAAGTGGGGCAGGATGTGCGCCGCCATCAACCCGGCGCTGCTCGCCGCGCAGCTCTATCAGGAGAGCGGGTTCAACCCGCGCGCCCAGTCCCCGGCGCAGGCGCAGGGGATAGCGCAATTCATCCCGGGCACGTGGGCCGCGCACGGCATCGACGGCGACGGGGACGGCGACCGGGACGTCTGGGACCCGAATGACGCGATTCCATCGGCCGCGTCGTACGACTGCACGCTCGCGAAGTACGTCGAGGACGTGCCGGGAGACCCGACGAAGAACATGCTCGCCGCCTACAACGCGGGGGCCTACGCGGTCATCAAGTACAAGGGCGTACCGCCGTACAAGGAGACCCAGAACTACGTCAGGATCATCACGACCCTCCAGGAGAGCTTCGCCGCGCCCGTCGGCCGGGTCGATCCCTCCGAGCAGGCGGCCGGGGCGATCCACTACGCGCAGAAGAAGCTCGGCACGCTCTATCTGTGGGGCGGCAACGGTACGCCTGAGCAGGGCGGACGCTTCGACTGCTCGGGACTGACCAAGGCGGCGTACGAGAGCGTGGGGATCAAGCTGCCGCGGGTCGCCAACGACCAGTACAACGCGGGGCCGCACCCCTCGCGCGAGGAGTTGCTGCCGGGGGACCTGGTGTTCTTCTCGGACGACCTGACGAACTCCCGGGCCATCCGGCACGTGGGGATCTACGTCGGCGGCGGGTACATGATCGACGCGCCCCGGCCGGGTGCCGTGATCCGGTTCGACCCGGTCGACACCCCGGACTACTTCGGTGCCACCCGGGTCACCGAAGATGGCGCGAAAGCGCTCCCGTCAGCGGTGTGAAACAAGGTCCCAAATCGTGCGAACCGAGCGTGAATCCCAGCCCTGAGCTGCGGAGATGTGTCTCTCTTCGATAACGTCTGCGTGATCATTCAGTGGAGTGTGGAACGTAGAGACGGGGACCGTGCGTTCCTGTTGACGTAGCCGAGCGGACGTCGATCGAGCGCGGTCAGCGCATCGCGTGTCACCGAAGACGGATCAACAACGCGGATCTACACACACGGGGGCTGCCACAGCGGTGCACACGGGTGCGCCGGCACGACGACGAAGGGGCCGCTGCACCATGGCTGGACTCGCGCAATCCGGGTCGAACCCTGACGTCGAGCTGCTCTACGACATCAACGGGATGGCCAAGGACGCGCCGCACTGGTTCGACCGTGTCATGCAGTTCGTCGGGGAGTGGGGACTGCTGGCGGCCATGGTGCTGCTGATCCTCGGCTGCTGGTGGTCGGTGCGGCGCCGGGGCGGCGCCGACGCGGCGGGATCCGTCGCCGCGCTGGTGTGGGCGCCGCTGGCGGCGGCCGTCGCGGTCCTGGTGAACGTGCCGATACGGGGGTTCGTGGAGCGGCCCCGGCCCTTCCTCGATCATCAGGGCCTGGAGGTCCTGATCTCCGGCAAGACCGACTTCTCGTTCGTCAGCGACCACGCGACGATCACCATGGCGATGGGTGTCGGACTCTTCGTCGCCAACCGGAAGTTCGGCATCGCCGGCCTCGTGATCGGCCTGCTCGAAGGTTTCTGCCGGGTCTACATGGGAGTGCACTACCCGACGGACGTGATCGGCGGCTTCGCGCTCGGCACGGCGGTCGCGCTGCTGCTCTCGCCGCTGGCCATGGCACTGCTCACCCCGCTGATGAAGGCGATCGAGCAGTCGCCGCGCGCCGGGTGGCTGATCAGTCGCCGCTCGTCGGCGGCGGGCCGGCGGGCCGTGGTGCCCGGCGCCCGCACGGACGCGGCCGACTCCGAGCAGCGGGACCTGGCGGCCTGAGGCGGTCGCCGAGGCCGCCGGTGCTCACAGCGCCTGCGGGTGGGTGAACACCCGGTTCGGGTCGTAGATCCGCTTCAGCTTCGTCAACCGGGCCGCGGCATCCCCGTAGTAGGCCTTCCGCCAGTTCGTCAGTGTGGGGTCCGTGTAGTTCTGATACGCGGCGCCCGAGGCGTACGGGCGCATCGCCCCGTGCGCCGAAGCCAGCCAGGACCGGGCCCCGGACCCCGGCGTACCCGCGCGCCAGGACGCTATGTACTGCGCGAGCATCCGTGAGCGGCGGTGCACGAAGGCCGTCGCCGTCGGCGGGACCCGGTTGATCGCGCCGCCGAGGGCGGTCAGGGCGACGCTGCCCGCGCCGCCGCGCACCGACGCCACCTGGTTCAGCAGCGTCTGGATGCCGGCGGCCGACAGTGATCGGTCGAAGAAGTCGGAGCGGGCCGCGTAGGTCTCGCGGCCCAGCGCGCCCTGGGGGGAGCGGCCCGGTGTCGAGCCCGGCAGATGGCACTGGGCGTCCGTGGGGAAGGAGGAGCAGCCGGCGTACACCTCCATCGACTCCTCGTACGAGCGCCGCTTCAGTGAGACCTGCGTCGCCGACGCGCCGATCCGGTCGGCCAGGCGGTCGACGGCGTTGCGGAGTTCGCCGAGGGTGCCGAGCGAGAAGGCCGCGACGGAGACGGTGGGGGTGCCGCCGGCGGCGTTCGCCAGATGCAGGGAGGACCAGATCTCGTCGGGCTGGTCCGGGCCCCACTCCTGCCAGGCCCGCACCACCGCCGCCGCCTTCGCCCACGGCCAGCTCAGGTACGCCGAGACGCCTTGCGGGGCGGGATGGGTGCGGAAGCGGAGTTCGGTCACGACGCCGAAGTTGCCGTTGCCCGCGCCGCGCAGGGCCCAGAAGAGGTCCTCGTGCCGGTCGGCGTCGACGGTGAGCTGCTTGCCGTCGGCCGTCACCAGGGTGGCCCCGGTGAGGCTGTCGCAGGTCAGGCCGTAGGCCCGGGAGACCACCCCGTGGCCGCCGCCGAGCACCAGGCCGGAGACGCCCACCGTCGGGCACGAGCCGGCCGGGACCGTGACGCCCTTGGCGGCGAGCGCGCGGTAGACGTCGATCAGTTTGGCGCCGGCGCCGACCACCGCCGTGCCGCCGCTCGCGCGGACCCGGTCGAGCCGGGAGACGTCGATGATCAGCCGCCCGTTCCCGGAGGACCAGCCGGCGTAGGAGTGGCCGCCGTTGCGGATGGCGACACGGACGTTCGCGGCGCGGGCGTGGGCGAGGGCCGTGCGGATGTCGTCGGGGTGGGCGACGTAGGCGACCGCGGCCGGCCGCAGCGAGTCGAACCGGGTGTTGTAGAGCTGACGGGCCGTCGCCCAGGCCGCGTCCTGCGGGCGGACCAGGTCGCCGTCCAGGTCCTGGGCCAGGGCGGCCCAGTCGGCGCGGGAAGTGGCGGTGCGCGCAGGGGCGGGCGAGGCGGTGGTGCGGGCCGGGGTCGCGGTGGACGGGGCGGCGCTCGCCGTGGCGCGGGCCGGGCGGGCGCCGCCCGCGCAGGCCGCCGACGCCACGCCGACGAGCGCGGCCGTCCCGCCGCCTATGAACCAACGCCGTTCCATGGGTCCCCTCCTGCTGCCGCCCGGCTCCGTCGTACGAGACGGGTCCCCGGCCGCGGGGGTTCCACCGGTGGGCGGGCGCACGGCGGTCGCCGCGAGGCGCCGGACCGCTCGTCATCCGGTCGTGATGACCCAGGGCATGGAAAACATGTAGCTTCGTATCTGATGCCGCATATGTTCTAATTTTTGGGGTTCTCGAAGGCAGCGGGGTGGTGACTCTCGGAGGCGGGGCCCGGCGGCTCGATTCCGGTTCGTGGCGCTTCGGTGAGGGGTGCCCTGACGGGCCACTGGTCGGGACCTCCACGTGCCCTCCCCGTGAGCATTCCGTGACCTAACCACACCGACCGCAGGGGTTCACCCTCCGTTCACTTACGGCCATAGGCGGCTTCACCTGATCTGCCTAATTTCGGCCTTACCGATGACGAACGCACTCTTCGCGGGGGCGTTCGCATCAACCAGACCTCGCACGCCGCCGAAACAGGCCGGCGGCTCCTGGAAGGAACTCCCGAAAGTGAAGCTTCAGCGCATGAACCGGCGGGCCCTCACCCTCGGTGCTCTCGCCGTCTCCGGCGCCCTGGCCCTCACGGCGTGCGGCTCCGACGACACCGGCAACGCGGGTGGCGGCTCCACCACCGACGCGGCCGCCTCCAGCTCGATCGAGTGCGGCGACGCCAAGGGCCAGCTGCTGGCCGACGGCTCGTCCGCGCAGAAGAACGCGATCGACGCCTGGGTCAAGGAATTCACCGCCGCCTGCAAGGGCGTGCAGATCAACTACAAGGGCAGCGGCTCCGGCGCCGGTATCACCGCGTTCACGCAGGGCCAGGTCGCCTTCGCCGGTTCCGACTCCGCGCTGGACTCCGAGGAGATCGCGGCGTCCAAGGAGGTCTGCGCCGACGGTCAGGGCATCGACCTGCCGATGGTCGGCGGCCCGATCGCCCTCGCGTACAACGTCCCGGGCGCCGAGGGCCTGGTGCTGGACGCCGAGACGATCGCCAAGATCTTCGACAGCAAGATCAAGAAGTGGAACGACGCCGCGATCAAGAAGCTCAACCCGGAGGTTGAGCTGCCCGACCTGAACATCCAGGCCTTCCACCGCTCGGACGAGTCCGGCACCACGGACAACTTCACCAAGTACCTGATCGCCACCACCCCGGACAACTGGAAGTACGAGGGTGGCAAGGCGTGGCAGGCCAAGGGTGGCCAGGCCGCCTCCGGCTCCTCCGGTGTCGCCCAGCAGGTCTCGCAGACCGCCGGTGCCATCAGCTACATGGAGCTGTCCTACGCCGAGGGCATGGACGTCGTCGCCATCGACACGGGTGCCGCCGAGCCGGTCGCCGCCTCCACCGAGGGCGCCACCAAGGCCATCGCCGACGCCGAGATCGTCGGCACCGGCAAGGACCTGGCGCTGGAGATCAACTACAAGACCGAGGCCGAGGGCGCGTACCCGATCACCCTGGTCACGTACGAGATCGTCTGCGACGCCGGCAACAAGGCCGAGACCCTGCCCGCCACCAAGGCGTTCCTCGGCTACATCGCCAGCGAGGACGGCCAGGGCCAGCTGGCCGACGCCGGCTACGCGCCGATCCCCGACGACATCATCGCCAAGGTCCGCACCACCATCGAGGGCCTGAGCTGACCTGAGCGTGCGGCCCGGTCCCCCCGCGGGACCGGGCCGCACCGTCCGGTGCACCGCCGCCAGGAGCCGTACCGCACGTCCGGCTCCGCAGACCGGAGAACCCGATGGACATAACGACACAGAACACTTCCGCGCCACCTCCCGCACCCAGGCCCACCCAGGCCGAGCACAAGCGCACCGCCCGCGGTGCCACCCGACCCGGAGACCGGATCTTCCTCGGTCTGTCCCGCGGCTCGGGCATTCTGCTGCTCGCCGTCATGGCCGCCATCGCCGGCTTCCTGACCTACCGGGCCGCCCTCGCCATCAGCGAGGACGAGGGCAACTTCCTGACCACCTTCGAGTGGAACACCGGCACCCAGCCGCCGGTCTTCGGTATCGCCGTCCTGGCCTACGGCACGGTGATCTCGTCGATCATCGCCATGGTCATCGCGGTCCCGATCGCCGTCGCCATCGCGCTGTTCCTCACGCACTACGCCCCGCGCAAGCTGAGCGGTCCCATCGCCTATGTGATCGACCTGCTCGCCGCCGTGCCGTCCATCGTGTACGGCCTGTGGGGCGCCCTGATCCTCGTCCCGTACATGGACGGCCTGTTCGGCTGGCTGAACGACTTCTTCGGCTGGACCGGCATCTTCGACTGGCAGGGCGGCGCCCCGCGCTCCATGCTCACCGTCGGCATCCTGCTCGCGATCATGATCCTGCCGATCATCACGAACGTCAGTCGTGAGGTCTTCCGGCAGGTCCCGCAGATGCACGAGGAGGCGGCCCTGGCCCTCGGCGCCACGCGCTGGGAGGTCATCCGCATGGCCGTGCTGCCGTTCGGCCGCTCCGGCGTGATCTCCGCCTCGATGCTCGGCCTCGGCCGCGCGCTCGGCGAGACCATGGCCGTCGCCACGGTCCTGTCGCCGGACTTCCTGATCCACGCCAGCCTGCTCGACCCGGGTGGCGGCACCTTCGCCCAGAACATCGCCAGCAAGTTCGGCGAGGCCGACGAATTCGGCCGGGACGCGCTCATCGCCTCCGGTCTGGTCCTGTTCGTCATCACCCTGCTGGTCAACGGCGCGGCCCGTGCGATCATCGCCCGCCGCAAGGAGTACTCGGGGGCCAACGCATGAGCCACGTCCTCACCGAAAAGCGCCCCAGCACCCTGCGCGGCGCCAGCCTGCCCAAGTGGTCCCCCTGGGCGATCGGCGCGGGCTCCCTGGTCCTCGGCGTGGTCATCGGCCTCGTCGGCGGACTGGACAGCCGGATCCAGTGGGGTCTGATCGCCGCGATCCTCTACGTCCTCGGCACCTACGTCATCGCCTCGATGGTCGAGGGCAAGCGCCAGGCCAAGGACCGCATCGCGACCTCCCTCGTCTGGGTCGCCTTCCTGCTCGCCGTGGTGCCGCTGACCTCGCTGGTCTGGGCGACCGTCGAGCGCGGGATCAAGGTCTTCGACGTCTACTTCCTCACCCACTCGATGGGCGTCGTCGGCGACCGGGAGCCGGGCGGCGGTATCTACCACGCCATCATCGGCACCCTGGAGCAGGTCGGCCTCGCGACGCTGATCGCCGCGCCGATCGGCGTGCTCACCGCGATCTACCTGGTGGAGTACGGGCGGGGCGCTCTCGCCCGGGCCGTCACGTTCTTCGTCGACGTCATGACCGGCATCCCGTCGATCGTCGCCGGTCTGTTCATCCTCAGCATCATGCTGATGGCGGACATGCAGCCGTTCGGCTTCGCCGGCTCGCTGGCGCTCGCCATCCTGATGATGCCGGTCGTGGTCCGCTCCACGGAGGAGATGCTCAAGCTCGTACCGAACGAGCTGCGCGAGGCCTCCCTCGCGCTGGGCGTGCCGAAGTGGCGCACCATCCTGAAGGTGGTCCTGCCGACCGCGGTCGGCGGCATCACCACCGGCATCATGCTGGCGGTCGCCCGTATCGCCGGTGAGACCGCTCCGGTGCTGTTGCTGGTGTTCGGCAACTCGTTCATCAACAACAACCCGTTCGAAGGGGCCCAGGCCTCGCTGCCGCTGTACATCTACCAGCAGTACTCGCAGAGTGCGGGTGCCCAGCCGGCCTACGACCGTGCCTGGGCCGCGTCCCTGACGCTGATCGCCTTCGTGATGATCCTCAACCTGCTGGCCCGCGGTATCGCCCGCTGGAAGGCCCCCAAGTCCGGTCGCTGACGCGGCCACTCAGCGACCGAGAATTTCTTTCCGAAAGAAGCAGTGATTTACATGGCCAAGCGCATTGATGTCAGCGGCCTCAGCGCCTACTACGGATCCTTCCGGGCCATCGAGGACATCTCGATGACCGTCGAGCCCCGCTCGGTGACGGCCTTCATCGGCCCGTCCGGATGCGGCAAGTCGACCTTCCTGCGCACGCTCAACCGGATGCACGAGGTGACCCCCGGCGGGCGCGTCGAGGGCAAGGTCATGCTCGACGACGAGAACCTGTACGGCGCGGGGATCGACCCGGTGTCCGTGCGGCGCGAGGTCGGCATGGTCTTCCAGCGCCCGAACCCGTTCCCGACGATGTCGGTGTACGACAACGTCGTGGCCGGGCTGAAGCTGCTGGGCTCGTTCAAGAAGTCCCAGCTGGACGAGATCGTCGAGAAGTCGCTGCGCGGCGCGAACCTCTGGAACGAGGTCAAGGACCGGCTGAACAAGCCCGGGTCCGGGCTGTCCGGCGGACAGCAGCAGCGGCTGTGCATCGCGCGGGCGATCGCCGTCGAGCCGAACGTGCTGCTGATGGACGAGCCGTGCTCGGCGCTGGACCCGATCTCGACGCTGGCGATCGAGGACCTGATCGGTGAGCTGAAGGAGCGCTTCACGATCGTCATCGTGACGCACAACATGCAGCAGGCGGCGCGGGTGTCCGACCGGACGGCGTTCTTCAACCTGGCGGCCGTGGGGCAGCCGGGCAAGCTGATCGAGATCGACGACACGGAGCGGATCTTCTCCAACCCGTCGGTCCAGGCCACGGAGGACTACATCTCCGGCCGGTTCGGCTGATCAAGCTCCTCGCGGTGCTGCATGGCGGTGCCACCGTGAGGAACAAAAGGGCCCGCCCCTGGCTCCCGGGGGCGGGCCCGTGTTGTTTTCTGAGGTGCGCCTGGGGCGGGGTGCCGCCGGAGGTATGCCCGGGTGGGTTCGCCGGTCACCCGGCGTTGTGGCTGACGTAGGGCGGTGTCGGGCGGCCCGGCGTCGGCGGGTTGCAATTGGGGTACGCCCGGGTGGCTTTGCCGGTCACCCGGCGTTGTGGCTGACGTGGAGCGGTGTCGGGCGGCCCGGCGTCGGCGGGTTGCAATTGGGGTACGCCCGGGTGGCTTTGCCGGTCACCCGGCGTTGTGGCTGACGTGGAGCGGTGTCGGGCGGCCCGGCGTCGGCGGGTCGCCGCCGCGCCCATCCGTGCCGCCCCAGCGGCACGAAAGCCCGCGGGTCGGGCGGCCCCCACAGCGTCAGAGGAACGCCAGGTGCACGAGCCCGAACGCGCAGGCCGCCACGAGTCCAGCCGCCGGCATCGTGATGAACCAGCCGAGGACGATGTTCTTGGCGACACCCCACCGCACCGCGTTCACGCGCTTCGTCGCGCCGACGCCCATGATGGCGGAGGTGATGACGTGGGTCGTGGAGATCGGCGCCTTGAAGAGGAACGCCGTGGTGAACATGATCGTCGCGCCGGTGGTCTCCGCGGCGAACCCCTGCGGCGGATCGAGTTCGATGATCTTGCGGCCGAGCGTCCGCATGATGCGCCAGCCACCCGCGTACGTGCCGAGCGACAGCATCACGGCACAGGCGATCTTGACCCAGACCGGGATCGGGTCGCCGTAGTCCTCGACGTCGGCGATGACCAGCGCCATGACGACGATGCCCATCGTCTTCTGGGCGTCCTGGAGGCCGTGACCGAGGGCCATGCCGGCCGCGGACACGGTCTGGGCTATCCGGAAACCGCGCTTGGCCTTGTGCGGGTTGGCACGGCGGAAGATCCACATGATGGCCGTCATCACCAGGTAGCCGGCCAGCAGGCCGACGATCGGGGAGACGAACATCGGGATGACGACCTTTTCCAGCACGCCGTCCCAGTAGACCTGCGTACCGCCCGCCAGCGCCGCGCCGACCATGCCGCCGAACAGCGCGTGGGACGAGGACGACGGCAGGCCGAAGTACCAGGTGATGAGGTTCCAGGTGATCGCGCCGAGGAGGGCGGCGAACAGGATGCCCATCCCGGTGGAGCCCTCGGGGGTCTCGATCAGACCCTCGCTGACCGTCTTGGCGACGCCGCTGCCCAGGAACGCGCCGGCCAGGTTCATGACCGCGGCCATCAGCAGGGCGGCCTTCGGCGTCAGGGCGCGCGTCGACACGGACGTGGCGATCGCGTTCGCCGAGTCGTGGAAGCCGTTGGTGTAGGTGAAGAAGAGGGCGACCAGGATGGTCACGACCAGGGCGAAGGTGTCCATGGACGGGTCAGGACTCCTTGACGGCGATGGTCTCCACCGTGTTCGCCACGTGCTCGAACGCGTCGGCGGCCTCTTCGAGGACGTCGACGATCTGCTTGAGCTTCAGCACCTCGATCGCGTCGTACTTGCCGTTGAAGAGGTGCGCCAGGAGCTTGCGGTGGATCTGGTCGGCCTGGTTCTCCAGACGGTTGACCTCGATCCAGTACTCGGTGAGGTTGTCCAGCGTGCGCAGATGCGGCATGGCTTCGGCCGTCAGTTCGGCGGCGCGGGCGAGGACCTCGATCTGCTGCTCGACGCCCTTGGGGAGCTCCTCGACGTTGTAGAGGACGACCAGGTCGACGGCCTCCTCCATGAAGTCCATGATGTCGTCGAGGGAGGACGCGAGGGAGTAGATGTCCTCGCGGTCGAAGGGCGTGATGAACGAGGAGTTCAGCTGGTGGAAGATCGCGTGCGTGGCGTCGTCACCGGCGTGTTCCGCGGCCCGCATACGCTCTGCGATCTCGGCCCGGGCGGAAGCGTCCGCCCCG
Coding sequences:
- the pstC gene encoding phosphate ABC transporter permease subunit PstC; protein product: MDITTQNTSAPPPAPRPTQAEHKRTARGATRPGDRIFLGLSRGSGILLLAVMAAIAGFLTYRAALAISEDEGNFLTTFEWNTGTQPPVFGIAVLAYGTVISSIIAMVIAVPIAVAIALFLTHYAPRKLSGPIAYVIDLLAAVPSIVYGLWGALILVPYMDGLFGWLNDFFGWTGIFDWQGGAPRSMLTVGILLAIMILPIITNVSREVFRQVPQMHEEAALALGATRWEVIRMAVLPFGRSGVISASMLGLGRALGETMAVATVLSPDFLIHASLLDPGGGTFAQNIASKFGEADEFGRDALIASGLVLFVITLLVNGAARAIIARRKEYSGANA
- the pstB gene encoding phosphate ABC transporter ATP-binding protein PstB, whose translation is MAKRIDVSGLSAYYGSFRAIEDISMTVEPRSVTAFIGPSGCGKSTFLRTLNRMHEVTPGGRVEGKVMLDDENLYGAGIDPVSVRREVGMVFQRPNPFPTMSVYDNVVAGLKLLGSFKKSQLDEIVEKSLRGANLWNEVKDRLNKPGSGLSGGQQQRLCIARAIAVEPNVLLMDEPCSALDPISTLAIEDLIGELKERFTIVIVTHNMQQAARVSDRTAFFNLAAVGQPGKLIEIDDTERIFSNPSVQATEDYISGRFG
- the pstA gene encoding phosphate ABC transporter permease PstA is translated as MSHVLTEKRPSTLRGASLPKWSPWAIGAGSLVLGVVIGLVGGLDSRIQWGLIAAILYVLGTYVIASMVEGKRQAKDRIATSLVWVAFLLAVVPLTSLVWATVERGIKVFDVYFLTHSMGVVGDREPGGGIYHAIIGTLEQVGLATLIAAPIGVLTAIYLVEYGRGALARAVTFFVDVMTGIPSIVAGLFILSIMLMADMQPFGFAGSLALAILMMPVVVRSTEEMLKLVPNELREASLALGVPKWRTILKVVLPTAVGGITTGIMLAVARIAGETAPVLLLVFGNSFINNNPFEGAQASLPLYIYQQYSQSAGAQPAYDRAWAASLTLIAFVMILNLLARGIARWKAPKSGR
- a CDS encoding NlpC/P60 family protein: MRKAWIVALAAVGASVAFVMLLVVGVYVVAGNLVNGAAGSGKNLAKGSVPAAYQPLVEKWGRMCAAINPALLAAQLYQESGFNPRAQSPAQAQGIAQFIPGTWAAHGIDGDGDGDRDVWDPNDAIPSAASYDCTLAKYVEDVPGDPTKNMLAAYNAGAYAVIKYKGVPPYKETQNYVRIITTLQESFAAPVGRVDPSEQAAGAIHYAQKKLGTLYLWGGNGTPEQGGRFDCSGLTKAAYESVGIKLPRVANDQYNAGPHPSREELLPGDLVFFSDDLTNSRAIRHVGIYVGGGYMIDAPRPGAVIRFDPVDTPDYFGATRVTEDGAKALPSAV
- a CDS encoding phosphatase PAP2 family protein, translating into MAGLAQSGSNPDVELLYDINGMAKDAPHWFDRVMQFVGEWGLLAAMVLLILGCWWSVRRRGGADAAGSVAALVWAPLAAAVAVLVNVPIRGFVERPRPFLDHQGLEVLISGKTDFSFVSDHATITMAMGVGLFVANRKFGIAGLVIGLLEGFCRVYMGVHYPTDVIGGFALGTAVALLLSPLAMALLTPLMKAIEQSPRAGWLISRRSSAAGRRAVVPGARTDAADSEQRDLAA
- the pstS gene encoding phosphate ABC transporter substrate-binding protein PstS — its product is MKLQRMNRRALTLGALAVSGALALTACGSDDTGNAGGGSTTDAAASSSIECGDAKGQLLADGSSAQKNAIDAWVKEFTAACKGVQINYKGSGSGAGITAFTQGQVAFAGSDSALDSEEIAASKEVCADGQGIDLPMVGGPIALAYNVPGAEGLVLDAETIAKIFDSKIKKWNDAAIKKLNPEVELPDLNIQAFHRSDESGTTDNFTKYLIATTPDNWKYEGGKAWQAKGGQAASGSSGVAQQVSQTAGAISYMELSYAEGMDVVAIDTGAAEPVAASTEGATKAIADAEIVGTGKDLALEINYKTEAEGAYPITLVTYEIVCDAGNKAETLPATKAFLGYIASEDGQGQLADAGYAPIPDDIIAKVRTTIEGLS
- a CDS encoding inorganic phosphate transporter yields the protein MDTFALVVTILVALFFTYTNGFHDSANAIATSVSTRALTPKAALLMAAVMNLAGAFLGSGVAKTVSEGLIETPEGSTGMGILFAALLGAITWNLITWYFGLPSSSSHALFGGMVGAALAGGTQVYWDGVLEKVVIPMFVSPIVGLLAGYLVMTAIMWIFRRANPHKAKRGFRIAQTVSAAGMALGHGLQDAQKTMGIVVMALVIADVEDYGDPIPVWVKIACAVMLSLGTYAGGWRIMRTLGRKIIELDPPQGFAAETTGATIMFTTAFLFKAPISTTHVITSAIMGVGATKRVNAVRWGVAKNIVLGWFITMPAAGLVAACAFGLVHLAFL
- a CDS encoding DUF47 domain-containing protein, whose amino-acid sequence is MRFRLTPRETSFYDMFAASADNIVTGSKLLMELLGADASARAEIAERMRAAEHAGDDATHAIFHQLNSSFITPFDREDIYSLASSLDDIMDFMEEAVDLVVLYNVEELPKGVEQQIEVLARAAELTAEAMPHLRTLDNLTEYWIEVNRLENQADQIHRKLLAHLFNGKYDAIEVLKLKQIVDVLEEAADAFEHVANTVETIAVKES
- a CDS encoding FAD-binding oxidoreductase yields the protein MERRWFIGGGTAALVGVASAACAGGARPARATASAAPSTATPARTTASPAPARTATSRADWAALAQDLDGDLVRPQDAAWATARQLYNTRFDSLRPAAVAYVAHPDDIRTALAHARAANVRVAIRNGGHSYAGWSSGNGRLIIDVSRLDRVRASGGTAVVGAGAKLIDVYRALAAKGVTVPAGSCPTVGVSGLVLGGGHGVVSRAYGLTCDSLTGATLVTADGKQLTVDADRHEDLFWALRGAGNGNFGVVTELRFRTHPAPQGVSAYLSWPWAKAAAVVRAWQEWGPDQPDEIWSSLHLANAAGGTPTVSVAAFSLGTLGELRNAVDRLADRIGASATQVSLKRRSYEESMEVYAGCSSFPTDAQCHLPGSTPGRSPQGALGRETYAARSDFFDRSLSAAGIQTLLNQVASVRGGAGSVALTALGGAINRVPPTATAFVHRRSRMLAQYIASWRAGTPGSGARSWLASAHGAMRPYASGAAYQNYTDPTLTNWRKAYYGDAAARLTKLKRIYDPNRVFTHPQAL